One genomic region from Sciurus carolinensis chromosome 2, mSciCar1.2, whole genome shotgun sequence encodes:
- the LOC124976936 gene encoding 60S ribosomal protein L31-like — translation MAPAKKGGKKKKGGSAINEVVTREYTINIHKRIHGVGFKKLAPRSAAPALKEIWKFAMKGMGTPDVCVDTRLNKAVWAKGIRNIPYHFCVRLSRKCNEDEDSPNKLYTLVTYIPVTMFKNLQSV, via the exons ATGGCTCCGGCAAAGAAGGGTGGCAAGAAGAAAAAGGGCGGTTCTGCCATCAACGAGGTGGTGACCCGGGAATACACCATCAACATTCACAAGCGCATCCATGGAGTGGGCTTCAAGAAGCTTGCTCCtcgg agtgctGCTCCAGCACTCAAAGAGATATGGAAATTTGCCATGAAGGGCATGGGAACTCCAGATGTGTGTGTCGATACCAGGCTCAACAAAGCTGTCTGGGCCAAAGGAATAAGGAATATCCCCTATCATTTTTGTGTGCGATTGTCCAGAAAATGTAATGAGGATGAAGATTCACCAAACAAGCTTTATACTTTAGTAACTTACATCCCTGTTACCATGTTCAAAAATCTACAGTCAGTGTGA